The Takifugu flavidus isolate HTHZ2018 chromosome 16, ASM371156v2, whole genome shotgun sequence genome contains the following window.
AAATCCACAGATTATGATGTACTGTCACAACTCTCAACAAGCAACTCTCAGCAAGCAACAACCCCTGGCTTGAACTTCAAATAATTTTCCTAGGCTGGCAGAAAATCCACTCGCccttccctctgtctctctctgagaCCTAATtatttctcttcctcctgtttccaACCAACTGTTTCTGTGATGTGTCTCTGTAATGACCTATGCAAGATCTTATTAGCATGACTGGCGGCACACATCTGTATTGTTGGATTTGAAGAGAGGATTGaggactgaagaccatctctTCTACCTGTGACAATGGTCCAAATCTATATCCATCctgattaaaacatttaagggaGTTGGACAATAGATTTTTACAGAATTAAACAGAATTTAACATTTATGTATCTTCCTGGGAAAAAAACTAATCATGATTTCTGATCATGTAGAATTTTGAGTTTAATAGTATAACAACACTATCATAAATCATTAGATttatcaattaaaataaaatatcaaaaattaaaatatcatgtttttttcttcctaacagtggtaaatatacatttaaaaaaatcactgtGGTCTGGTTAGTCATGGACATGCAGATTATCCTGGTATATTGCCACAAAGAATTTATTTAGGTGACGCACATAATGAATTAATGTAACAATAAAGGTCATTCAGCCATGTACATTACATGCATTTAAATATCAAGTTATAATTAAGTCTTAAAAGTCAAAGTGAATAAAGATTTTTCCAGACTAATGTCAAAATGCATGACAATTGACCCTCTTAAAATTTTACTTTTAAAGAAGTGCGCCCAATTTGTGTGACTATTCTCATAATTATTCAGGTGTTGTCAATGTAACTCAACTGCTTAAGGTTTCAGAAACAGCTTACTCACaattattttacaattaaaTGAACAGTCCAATAAAAGAAGCTTATCCCAGCTCCCTTCAGATAAACTGGAACAAGTCACCATCTCATCGCAGACAAGCATTCACACTGTCATTCACACCTTTGGTCAGTTTAAACTGTACTGTGTCCAGTCGAGTCGCACTGAGCAGGTGCTAGAGGAAAAGCACGATTAGAGTAGCCACCAGAAGCATGTCTTTAGATATTGGGAGAAAGCCAGAGTACCTGGTTCGAACCCgaacaaaaacaaggagaagGTGCAGACAGGCACAGAAAAGGTATTACCCCCAGTTGTATGGACCTAGAACCTTCATACTCTACCCCCGTGCAGTGGTTACCATTGTCACCATTTCATATTCAGAGTAACggacatatttttaaaaaagtagaTGTAATCTTTGAAGCTAACTCCCAACTTGCTATTTGGTATTTCTACACTTTTTTCTGCAACACAGCCTAAATCTATGTCTTTATATACAACCTAGCCTAATTAACTAATAAATTAACAATAAGATTCATGACTATTTTCTGAGAAAGTTCTACAATATCATATACTTGGCATCTTACTTGCATTTTGTTTTGGACTTTGAATCTTACACATTTCAAGCTTTGACTGTGCAAACTTAAATTTAGCATCAGTTTCACACAACACATCACTATTCCCTTGTAGCTCTTTATCTGACAGCAACATTTCAGACAAGACTTGCACAAAAGGCATTTTGGCATTTAAATGCACAAGATTGCATTTAAAAATACAGGCAAAAACTTGGAATTGCCAGTAAAAGCGTGCCTGTTGCATGCTCCTGTACATTCTTTTGATATCCATTTGTTCATACCTGGTTGTCAAATTTCAGCGACTGTGTGCCCACAAGGAAACGAATAGCATCcgtttcacctgtctgagaagTGAGTGCTCTCgcctaaaaaaaacacaaaacgcAGGTTTGCGATAACATGAACATTTTGAATAGACAATAGCACTACCAAACACAGTGCTGTGCAGACACGATAAGTCACAAAGTAGAATCATTCAAACTGCAAATGTTACAATTATAGCAGATGTAAACTGGTCATTTTCCAGAGCCAATGTAGCTTTTAACTTTAGATTTACAGTTAAACTGCAGTGCAACTGGAATGTTACCGGAGCCGTACCTGGAATTCAAGACCATATATAACAGGAGCGTCATCCTCCATTTCCCAGATTCGTTCTGCGTTTTCTATTcttcacaaaaataaaactgtcTGATGAGACCAGAAGCTTCGCTTCCGCGTTTGGAGAATTGGCAAACGCGAAGTTTGCGACTACAGTACGCAAAGGTAGCAATTCAGTGTTGGTGCGTATCTATTTAGTGCGTAGACTATTCAAGAATACTAAAAGAGCCCTAGAATATGAGGTTTGTCCACTTTCGAACACCGTACATCTACAGCTGAGCGCGCCCACTTCCGTTGTATCTGTTAGCTCCTGCAAAGGTTAAAAACTCAATACATTGTATTTTAGCTTCTGTTTCATGTATGTTGCTGCAATATAGATATTACAGCTAGAATAAATTCTTGGCTAGGTGCAGAACGAGCCTTGCAGTAAACTGTTGTTATTGAAATTTGCTCTCGTATTTGTTCTGGTAAATCATAATACGGTAGCTAATGTAGCATTAGCTAGATACCCTGTAATGTATGATATATcgtggatttttctttttgattattttatgaATAAAAGCACCAATCCTTTTTCACTATGTACGTGTTGATGTGCTTTACCACTTGACATCACAGTAACAAAACGGACTGTATGCTTAGGTATCATGATCTAGACTACCCGGCAACGTAGCTTAAGCAAATCTCTGTGGCTTTCGGTCAAAATATACTTTAATGTTAAATTTCCTTTTGCCATGTTTAGATTTCAAGAGGATGGAGAGTGAGGAGACTTCTGCTCAGCGGCCAGTCAGCTTGGATATATCGGTGGAAAAAGTAAACCAAAGGGAGCCTGAGCCCATTGCCACTCAAACTCTATCCTCGGATGTTGTTCAAGAAGAGAGCATCGATGTTGGTGGTGAATACACCACTCCACAGGACAGCAGCGCCACTCCTTCAGAGAGCCTGATAGACAAGCTCAACGACAACATGATGGAGAGCGTCATCATTTCTGACTCGCCAAATAACAGTGAAGAGGATGATGTAGCTCCTATTGACAATTTCTTTGATGCAGGGGAAGAGGAAAATTCAACTGACCGTACAGGTGAAGGAGAGGAACAGTGTGTGAGGCAGAACACAAATGATTTTCAAGTACCAGCCGAGGAACATGGGAATGTTGGTCTTGATGTGAAAGTAGAAGATCCCCTGCAGCAGACTAATATCCCCATGCCAGTCACAGCTTGTGCTCCTACTGATGTTGAAAGACAGATCTCCTCGGATGTTATTAGTGAGccacaggaaaaaaacactaaTCCAAAAGGTGAGCCTGTACCTGTATGCACCATATTCAGCCAGGGTGCACAACCAAAATCTCTGATGCCTGATGGATTCCAGCCTACCCTCATAAAGTCCCCTAGTCTCAGCATGGGAAGTGGTGGGGGAAGCACTGAGGTAGTGTCTCTCGGCAAAATGACAACCCCTCTCGTTTGCCAGCCGAGCCCCAGTCTCAGTAAATTTTTTACAGATAATGAACAGGCAAATCCAGGTTCGGACTTCTTTGATTCCTTTACAGCACCATCCTCTTTCATCTCAGTTTCAAACCCAAATGCTGAGTTGCCTTCTGGACCCAGCCCAACACCTATAGTTTTCACCAATGAGTGCCAGCTCTCTTCCACACCTACTTCGGTCTGCACTCCTGAAGGAATTACGTACAGTTCTACTGTCACAAATTCCGTCTCCAATCCACCACATATGTTATCTCCTGTATGCCAATCTCAAGCTGAACCCTTTGCCACAGCCCCTCAGCCACAGCCTTTTAACCAGCTTCAGGCTGTATTTTTAGCCAGTGATGACCCGTTTGCAAAGGCATTGAACCTGAGTGAAGTGGATCGGCGTCATGATGCCTGGCTACCCTCTGAGGAAACCAAAAAAGTGTTGATAGAGGTGGCAACCCAACGGTACAATCCAGCATTTGTGGACACCAGCAAGCTTACCATGCCAGGACTCAAGTTTGACAACCTACAGGTAAGACAGTGAATAACTGAATAACTTTCTTAATAGTATGTTGTGTAAATAAATTTAccatttttattgtttagaCTTTCCATGTACCTCTTTACTTGTCACAGTTTGACAGtaattttattcctttttgtCTACAAGGGAATCTTATAGCAAATATATAGCAGATATAGCAACACCACATTTAAATccttaatttatttataaaggAATAAAGGTGTGAattcatttcttatttattgGGAAGCAGAAATAATTTGAAAAGGAAATCAATAAGGAAATTGATACAAACACAAGTATATTTAGTTTAAAATCCTAATGTAATTAATTTTACAAGAAAGGAGAAATAGAGAAGGTGGTCCAAATGAATATTAATTTTATAAAATGGAATCAATTATCTGCATTCATTAAAATATGAAGCTTTACTCTTGATGTATGTTTCCGTGTAGGGGGATGCTGTGAAAGACCTAATGCTTCGACTCCTCGGAGAACAGACGGCAATGAAGCGTCAGGTTCTCACTGCCAATGCTGTAGAACAGTCCTTCACAGGCCTCAAACAGCTCATTGTGAGTAATTTgtgcacagacagaaacaaattAACCCTTTACTGCGAACCTctattagtgtgtgtgtctgtactaACTGGATTGTCAATTTTCATTTCTGGAAAATTATATTTATCTAGGATATGATGGATGGAGTCTgtatatttcatttaattaagaGCTTTAAATAATGTGAATAACAATggaaattaatttattttagcaTATGAACCATTACAAGTCTTCCCCCTTGGCTGTGATCTTGACTATTCATTCAGTACTCATGATTCACTTTAGTTTTCTGCCCCACATATGATTCTGAAAGACAGTTGTGTTCTATAGCATATGCAAAGCAGAAGACAACATGATGGAAGGTGGAGACGAGGGACAGAGCAGAGATATTTTTCTCCTGCTGTACTCATGTATTATGCATACTACTGCTCTGCATATTTCAAGGGCCTTCTGGACATTTATATATACAAACACAAGATGGTGCTTTCAGCTAGCAGTCGACTGTATTTTATGGTTGAGGTGAGCATGCATGTCTGTGAAGATCATACACCATCTGGTAAATGTGGTGGTTGGCTCCCTTGTGCAAGAGGCAAAAGAAGAgtcagacagagaggacatgccGATCTACAGGAAGGGTGGGCGAGAGAGAAACGCAAAGCAATTACACAAATGAGACAGAGGCCCAAGTGTGCTTCACCAAAGTTCTCTTTTGTTTATTCTTGTCAGGAAAAAACTTTCCTCAAAGGAGGATCGGGGATCAAATTCAATACTGTAATGATGTATTAGTGATATCACTGTTCCCATGGTTGGTGTGAATAACACCAGGAAAATGGTCTTGGAGGGAAACCTTCTCTTAAGTTCTCCAGAGGTGTCTTGGTCCTTTCATTGTGTTTTCGTAAATGCCATTCAGATGTGAGCTTTTCTTTTAAGAAAGCTTGCTATCTAGaagtttcaggtgtgtgtttctcatACATCCTTGTCTTGGTGGCATATCACTGACAGACGTCAAGCTTTGATATCCTTCTATCAATATATCCACTATGACAGAAAACCATTAAAGCTATTGTGAGATTGTTGAATAAGAGAGAAGGATAATATGCAATTTGCAACATAAACACACCCAAGAATCTGCAAAATGTGGTGACATGGGCATTTGAACTGTAGCTTGTTGTGACATGATATTTGTAGGGATGTCTGTATGATCGTGTTAACGTTCAGTTAATAGATGTGTGTTGTCCTTAATTAAAATAGTGTGTTCACAATCCACAATGAAAAATATGTATATTTACAGGTTAGGGTTATTTTTTTCATGTCATAACCATATTTTGCTGTTCGTTGTAATCAGCGATCCCCTGAAATCTTTCTTTGGACTTTGGTAAAGCTCACTGACAGTTTAATCTGTCATGTGCCATAAGCTCGCAGCATGAGTCATACTGCAGAAGCAGATTTTAAATGCACACAGGCCATTTCTTCATACACACATAACCTAGGCACAAATGCAATGTGAAAAGATTAATACAAGACAAGAATACTGCCCCATCTTGTAATTGACAAATTTCTGCCTTTTTGACTCAGGTTTTTACTTTGTTGCCAGAGCGTACCCATCAGTAATGAGACAAATTAAGTAACTGTAAGCTTCTTATTATGAGGAtgtaaaaggtgtgtgtgtgtgtgtgtgtgtgtgtgtgtgtgcgtgcgtgcgtgcgtgcgtgtgtgtgaagcccctttcacactgccTGAAAATAGCGTGTTCTCTCGACACTGTGTTGTGGCATTTCGTCCAAAATGACCCTTCCATTAACCCGGGAAATTAGCGGGACGGCCCGGGTCGCCTTTCATACTTTCATATTGCCCAATGACATTGATGTACCTGAAGGACACGTCCTGATTTTGTCACTGGACATCCTATCAACAGAGCCTGATCTCCACCAGACAGATATTTGagccttgttttttttcagtcagACAAATTAAATAGAAGAGCATAAAAGTACGTCATGCTCAGGAAATCCCAACAACCAAGGATCATTTATATATCTACAGCTTCAGTAGATATGTCACAGCTGTCTTATCAATCATGGCAGCGCATTGACAAGATCACAAGATCCATGAGCTTGCTCAGCTTCCGTGGAGAAGAGATTCAGCTGAAGATTTGGGGCTCTGTGGGGAGCACAGTTATTTATGGCAATAATGGTATAACAATAATCAAGACACCTTGATAATTCCTGCAAAGATCCAACTACTGTATCACACAATGTCATTGCTGCAACCTTTAGCTTGCATTATCATAACATTTTTACATAGTTGCCATCCATTTCAAGTGGTATTGTGGTGACTTTAGTGACGCTAAGGTCATTGAGTTCATTGCTTTTGAAGTTTTTGAAGCAAAATCTTTGTTGGATGAATGTTCATGAATACTTTCTTCCTCCTTGGGCTTTGCTACCAGTTAATGGTTCATATGatgtataaatgtgtaaaacAACATTACaatgtaattgtgtgtgtgtgtgtgtgtgtatatatatatatatatatatacacacacacacacaccacacacacacacacacacacacacacacacataacctccTCCCTTGGCAGAGGTCAAAATGGGATACTGGGTCCTGCCAGGTACAAATGTGCTTTCACTAATGAAAATGATATCCCAGGTAAAAGTGTTGTCTACCTTCAGGACAGAAAACCTAGCTGGATCCCCACTCTCTAGGAATAGCTATGGACACCCCCTATCAAAGGAAAGTGAAATAAGATGAAACCCCTGAACACCATCTTCAGTGATGTCTCAGAGGACAAAGGAAGTGGGCTATGCTGTTATTATTCACAACCATCCCATCAAAAGATATCCAGCAGTCCACAAGTCAATCAGTGGTTGATGTTACCCAGAGGAACATCACTTAGAAGTTAGATGTGGAGTGGAACTATCTCAGGGAGTGTCGTATAAAGTTACCATATAAGCCTTGAGCTAAAATGATGCCTTTTAAGAGTTTGATATGCCATTGTGTGTTTGAAAATCTCTGAGTGACTCGGTTTGAACGATCTAGCTGTTGCCCGTGGGAGACAAAATGGCGGCTGTGTGACGTTCATGTCAGTTCAGAAGTACAAGAGGCCATTTTCCCTCTTTAGGTCACTCATCTGTCACGTTTTTAAAATATCGCCATGCTATCTACAGACACATCTCTGAGATATTATTTCAAATCTGAAAGCTGTAAAGTTCCGTGGAATCTCTCCGCTTCAGTCTAAACTGGTGCAAGGGAGGCCACTTATGATTGATTA
Protein-coding sequences here:
- the trappc12 gene encoding trafficking protein particle complex subunit 12, coding for MESEETSAQRPVSLDISVEKVNQREPEPIATQTLSSDVVQEESIDVGGEYTTPQDSSATPSESLIDKLNDNMMESVIISDSPNNSEEDDVAPIDNFFDAGEEENSTDRTGEGEEQCVRQNTNDFQVPAEEHGNVGLDVKVEDPLQQTNIPMPVTACAPTDVERQISSDVISEPQEKNTNPKGEPVPVCTIFSQGAQPKSLMPDGFQPTLIKSPSLSMGSGGGSTEVVSLGKMTTPLVCQPSPSLSKFFTDNEQANPGSDFFDSFTAPSSFISVSNPNAELPSGPSPTPIVFTNECQLSSTPTSVCTPEGITYSSTVTNSVSNPPHMLSPVCQSQAEPFATAPQPQPFNQLQAVFLASDDPFAKALNLSEVDRRHDAWLPSEETKKVLIEVATQRYNPAFVDTSKLTMPGLKFDNLQGDAVKDLMLRLLGEQTAMKRQVLTANAVEQSFTGLKQLISSKNWRAAVDLTGRLLTAHGQGYGKVGQPTSHTTESLQLWFVRLALLTKLNLFQNAELEFEPFGQLDQPDLYYEFFPTVYPGRRGSMVPFSMRLLHAELPQYLAKTQEALDRLHSLRSVCLAILDNLDNGMAEDGSMITLTQENKLASLNLWRSRLSRVMYSMANCLLLMKDYVLAVETYHSIIQYEPQQRVQVLSGIGRIFLQIGDIKTAERYFQDVEKACQMKGNEPPDHMCVLMNRAFVYLCQNNYVEAHASFVEVLKIDPKNPVANNNAAVCLLYLGHLKESLGQLEGLVQQDPSLYLHESVLFNLTTMYELESSRSTQKKQALLEAVACREGDSFNTQCLKLV